One genomic region from Nymphaea colorata isolate Beijing-Zhang1983 chromosome 12, ASM883128v2, whole genome shotgun sequence encodes:
- the LOC116266318 gene encoding uncharacterized protein LOC116266318 → MKKKKSAAQKQNTSHGPVGETSQHGSEAKPVAPIEDDAMVKARMFADEIGEIADILEVQLISSDILEKLRKADSRRSHHPLPESWQSKLNSLRAEAAANLSKILHLLQEEHDSDSAENSEKLAPGAMQQRGQTTPKEEDPPHPGQLPLHFHIYASALLPEPYVAQGWHYVPVLQHGAPPPARGNQSVPVQEHGEPTAAGGYQSVLVHHHGNAIHHMPMPYVPSPYRPGYLQHNQRIESSESPHGNDERQQDSRANNPSHNNSLQDGVPENNLGARQCT, encoded by the exons atgaagaagaagaagtcagCTGCGCAGAAGCAAAATACTTCGCATGGTCCAGTTGGAGAGACATCACAACATG GGTCAGAAGCCAAACCAGTGGCTCCTATTGAAGATGATGCCATGGTGAAGGCTCGCATGTTTGCAGACGAAATTGGTGAAATCGCTGATATTCTTGAGGTTCAACTTATCTCATCTGATATTCTTGAGAAACTCCGAAAGGCAGATTCTCGACGGAGCCATCATCCTTTACCTGAAA GCTGGCAATCAAAGCTGAATTCATTACGCGCAGAAGCAGCGgcaaatttgtcaaaaattctCCACTTGTTGCAAGAGGAACATGACAGTGACTCTGCAGAAAACTCTGAGAAATTGGCTCCTGGAGCAATGCAGCAGAGAGGTCAGACTACCCCCAAAGAAGAAGATCCACCACACCCTGGACAACTTCCTCTTCATTTTCACATATATGCTTCTGCTCTGCTCCCTGAGCCTTACGTGGCACAGGGTTGGCATTACGTTCCTGTTCTACAACATGGAGCACCACCTCCAGCAAGGGGGAACCAGTCCGTCCCTGTTCAAGAGCATGGAGAGCCGACTGCAGCAGGGGGATACCAATCTGTTCTTGTTCATCACCATGGAAACGCCATACACCACATGCCCATGCCTTACGTGCCATCCCCTTACCGCCCGGGATATCTACAACACAATCAGCGAATAGAATCCTCAGAATCCCCACATGGAAACGATGAAAGGCAGCAGGATTCTCGAGCTAACAACCCTTCTCATAATAATTCTCTTCAAGATGGAGTTCCTGAAAATAATCTTGGAGCCCGCCAATGCACCTAG